From the Planifilum fimeticola genome, the window TCAGCGGAATGACCTCCATGATGCGGAGCAGCATCGGCCCCATCATGGAGGTTCCCTGGGGCAAAGAGACGTATCGGCGGCTGGCGGAGGAGATCGCCGCGGTGGCCCGTTTCCACGAACCTTCGCTGACGTCGGAAATCGGCGAGAGGGCCTTTTCCATTGCGGCGGCATTGGAGGCGCCGATGAAATCCTCCATGCTGAGGGACGTAGAAAGGGGAGGCCCGACGGAGACGGATCACCTGCACGGCTGGCTGATCAAAACGGCTCCGGAAGATCTGGACCTTCCCCTCCTGAAGGCGGTCTATGCCTCCATCAAGACCTATGAGGCGGGAAGAGAACAAAAGGGGTGACGGGAACAATGGGATGTTCCGCCGAGCCAATCCGGCGGAACAATCCTTTTTGGAAGGCGAGGGGAATTTGACTCCGGAAAAAGTTGCCGCAGTTTCACACGGAGGTCGGTCAGGAAGCGGTTCGGGGGCATTTCCCATCGAGGTCTGTTTGAAGAAAAGAGAAGAGCGAAAGGATGAAGGAGATGTTCCACAGCGGAACATCTCCTTTTTGTTCAGGTTTTATTGAGGGGTTTCGATGATGCGGACTCCCGCCGGATCCACGGTTTCGGAGGGTGGAGCCGGTGTGATCAAGTACACGGTGTCCAGACGGGGCCGTCCCCCTCGACAAATTGCAATCGCCACCCGCCGCGCATCGGGTGATTTCTCCCGCTTTCTCCGCCGCCTCAGCCTTCAGCCATTCGGCCAACATGCGGGGATCGGGAGAAAAGGGAATCCGCATCTTCATCCCGGCGATTACGGCCTCTGGTTCCTTGTCCACCGCATCCCGCCGTCGCTGCAATTCCAGGCGAAATGCTTTAGGGGCTGGACGGAGGTGTTCGGGGGGACCCGACTGCGCAACCGGGAGTTTCGGCACGTCCCTGCTCCGGAAACCGGAGTATATATTCCAAGCCGATATTTACATCATCCAAAACAATATTTTTTTATTGTAAAACGATAAATCCCGTGTTACATTCAAACTGATCCAGTCAACGAGTGAGGTGTTTGATGATGAACCGTGAACAGGGTTCCACGCTCTTTTTGAAATCGGTGATCGTGCTGCTCGGGATCGGGGTGCTGTTTTTGTGCGTCCTCCTGTACCTGAATATCGACGAAGCAGCGGATTCGGAGAAGGAGTTTGTCTTCCTGCATCTTCTTCTTGGGGTCTTTTACGCGTCGGCGATCCCCTTTTACATGGCCCTGCATCAGGCTTTCAAGCTGCTTCTGTATATCGACAGGAATGAAGCGTTTTCGGATTTGTCGGTCACGGCGCTGAAGAAGATCAAGCACTATGCCTTTGCCATCAGCGTGTTGTACCTGGTGAGCTTGCCGCTCTTTTACTATGTGGCGGAGAAAGACGACGCCCCGGGCATGTTGTTGATCGCCCTGCTCTTGGCTTTCGCCGCGATGGTGGTGTCGGTCTTTGCCGCCGTTCTTCAGAAGTTGCTGAAAAGCGCCGTGGAGATCAAGAAGGAAAACGATTTGACGATCTGAGGTGAAGTAAGTGGCGATTATCATCAATTTGGATGTGATGCTGGCCAAACGGAAAATGAGCGTGACCGAGCTCTCGGAGAAAGTCGGAATCACGATGGCCAACATATCGATTCTGAAAAACGGGAAGGCAAAGGCGATCCGCTTGTCCACGCTGGACCGAATCTGCCGGGTGCTGGATTGTCAGCCCGGAGACATATTGGAGTACCGCCCCGATGAGAACACACCGGAGTGACGGCGGGGGATTCCCGGTGGATTCCATGATGAGAGCGATCAAACAGCTCCTCCTGTTCGGCCGGGAGCAGGCCTTGTCCTGCCTGTTTCCCGCCGTGATATTCACGGCGTTGGCCGCAACCCGGGTGGTGACGCTCCCCCTTTTGCCGCGGTATGACTGGCTCCTTCTCATCTGCCTTTTGATGCAGTGGTGGATGGTGCGCTCCGGGCTGGAAACCCGGGATGAACTGAAAGTGATCACGTTGTTTCATCTGATCGGACTGGCTCTGGAGATATTCAAGACGCACATGGGCTCCTGGTCCTATCCGGAGGAAGGATATTTCAAGGTGTTCGGTGTCCCGCTGTACAGCGGTTTTATGTACGCCAGCGTGGCCAGCTATCTCTGCCAGGCGTGGAGGAGGTTGAAGGTGGAGCTGTTCCGATGGCCGCCGTTTTGGGCGGTGGTGCCTCTGGCGACGGCCATCTACCTGAATTTTTTCACCCACCATTTCTGGATCGACATCAGGTGGTGGCTGACCGGTCTCGTGATGATCGTTTTTTGGCGATCGTGGGTCCTGTACGAGGTCGGCGGAATCCGCTACCGGATGCCGGTCGCGCTGTCCTTTGTGCTCATCGGTTTTTTCATCTGGATCGCCGAGAACATCGCCACATACTTCGGGGCCTGGGAGTATCCGAACCAGGCTGAAGCATGGAGTCCCGTTCATTTCGGCAAGGTGAGCTCGTGGTTCCTGCTCGTGATCGTCAGTTTTCTGATCGTGGCGACATTGAAATTGGTGAAGGAAAACATGTCCCGGGAAGAGGAGGGGTCCGAAAGGACGGGTCAAAACAGAGGGCGAGTTGCGTCCCGGAAATCGGAGGGAGCTTGACTTTCAAGCGCAGGTTCGTGATCCGAATCCTGATGCATTTGTGAGGAGAGCGACGAAGGAGATGTTCCACAGCGGAACATCTCCTTTTTGTTCAGGTTTTATTGAGGGGTTTCGATGATGCGGACTCCCGCCGGATCCACGGATTCGGAGGGTGGATTTGGCGTGATCAAGTACACGGTGTCCAGACGGGGCCGGTCCCCCTCGACAAATTGCAATCGCCACCCGCCGCGCATCAG encodes:
- a CDS encoding DUF817 domain-containing protein yields the protein MRAIKQLLLFGREQALSCLFPAVIFTALAATRVVTLPLLPRYDWLLLICLLMQWWMVRSGLETRDELKVITLFHLIGLALEIFKTHMGSWSYPEEGYFKVFGVPLYSGFMYASVASYLCQAWRRLKVELFRWPPFWAVVPLATAIYLNFFTHHFWIDIRWWLTGLVMIVFWRSWVLYEVGGIRYRMPVALSFVLIGFFIWIAENIATYFGAWEYPNQAEAWSPVHFGKVSSWFLLVIVSFLIVATLKLVKENMSREEEGSERTGQNRGRVASRKSEGA
- a CDS encoding helix-turn-helix domain-containing protein is translated as MAIIINLDVMLAKRKMSVTELSEKVGITMANISILKNGKAKAIRLSTLDRICRVLDCQPGDILEYRPDENTPE
- a CDS encoding DUF2975 domain-containing protein is translated as MNREQGSTLFLKSVIVLLGIGVLFLCVLLYLNIDEAADSEKEFVFLHLLLGVFYASAIPFYMALHQAFKLLLYIDRNEAFSDLSVTALKKIKHYAFAISVLYLVSLPLFYYVAEKDDAPGMLLIALLLAFAAMVVSVFAAVLQKLLKSAVEIKKENDLTI